A single genomic interval of Apis cerana isolate GH-2021 linkage group LG14, AcerK_1.0, whole genome shotgun sequence harbors:
- the LOC107998687 gene encoding NACHT and WD repeat domain-containing protein 2, protein MDETTIDSIFAGSLKSLPAVSSKIVRIFTSSTFTDTTMERNTLMAQCYPKLKDYCREKHGLEFQVVDMRWGVRDEATDDHMTTELCMREIENCQRLSMGPNFVVFLGQKYGYRPIPTYVLSSELEMLRTELEGQGMDVGLLDKWYKKDSNAVPPTSILQPISSILKNFNNKRIPKLQQEDQAIWWDTMVKMQKLFRKGAQSLYNSGKFDKDTMHNYFMSVTEREVINGILNVKNTKNHCLAYIRYINNINLQNLRKASLFLDIVNRGLDNEASKLLANLRDERLPQKIETINLQRYTVEWIGREGLDPETHSEYLQHFITHFYRNIIKLVDRAMRKEDSSAQGQIITEILQHLHACNNSVKVFYGREDTLEKIKEHMLGDSDKPLVLYGEGGCGKTSLLAKSAGLTSSTWLIGKKPINIIRFLGTTPDSSALTPTLISICQQISYNFMLPFDEIPDDLVPLTAYFKHLLTLATTEQPILLFLDSVDQLTGVQGNKLSWLPTRLPLNCKMILSCVAEESNPVISRDYQLLRRMIDVEENFIEVVALGEDLAMEVIRMWMKTAHRDLNNYQWRLVANAISKCSLPIFVKLVFAEICRWRSYTKPADTHLTCTVMDSIMMLFERIEKQHGKILVFHALAYITAAKSGLSESELEDLISLDDKVLDDVYQYHLPPVRRIPPLLWTRIRNDLPNYLSEREADGVSVLNWYHRQFRDTAKERYFKNMNMAMYFHSMIADYYLGIWGGGRPKPFKYTEIQRHRFNLTDKEGVADRKVPEQPLAFYSKEGTISRYNLRKFGELPFHLVRSRRFDDLFENVLFNYEWLHAKLSSCPLQAVLSDFEDAYNFIDNQNIVRELMLVADALRLGGAILGSHPDMLAPQLIGRLLPEIGGNVNVKMLLRACDNDGAKNCALLPVYHCLHTPGGPLKYSLEGHQFAVFGFCLTSDYRYVVSISNRFITWDLSTSDMTRDVNPGIEGIMQHLVLSPDNRYAAAFTTNNQSVVLNTLTSEFVIIDNPFPNQDPVCGIHLMNQFFFVYGKLGWYRFDLRGNLLDMHTNPEDSNKWPILSVEHTNLDEYRIVFWSGNMEDTNMLLHTYRKKRSLDPLYFHSVMVMTNNKQVLYACTSKDDYRVTKYTSDETSSQWEKVFDMPRAFNDNVEYLLQLKLDREEEMLLATSANGFIVWFLENKSDAHVLMLPNGVRNISTKMMYSNSIMISGTKNYAVAGVRKNLYVWNLETSELVKILDAHFARIIQLEALTVGNWNSVVTSSIDRSVKVWNINNIFEQVHVIDRHELQIDMISLAEECNIAAIVTRDCVGIWDLQTGRLISKLADSPLGAIVTHACITHDGKYIVSTESGNVLIWNRITEQVLFKEEQQHVRQLTLFENSSKFITVSRPKNPPGVESMKTTATLFMRTIPDGKTMFTLEYLVRSHTGTSFRNVVMTSDNSFLIVPAADKGNRDCVIIYNANTGALINKIPIKLPGFKDILCITPMPNKSYWVGIIGSDKGIILDINKKKIIRTILKWSGNISKDGKYTLYAPSRGGLELLELKKGTTIKTYIPKVAEGVFTVISMFNRTDEYVLYYHSGRKTIRVFRSTDCEMIANYRVQTELSAIDSTYDGKSIVLGTVDGCVSVLVIADPKKENMKEYVANLPSRDEDWKKKTEKQRMTIKFKAAARIARVTHDLNTIIRNTNIVETIQELDENIE, encoded by the exons ATGGACGAAACTACTATTGACTCGATCTTCGCGGGATCTTTAAAATCCTTGCCGGCTGTTAGCTCGAAAATCGTCAGAATATTTACGAGCTCCACTTTCACTG atACGACGATGGAAAGAAACACGTTGATGGCACAGTGTTATCCAAAGCTCAAGGATTATTGCAGAGAAAAGCATGGATTGGAGTTTCAG GTGGTTGATATGAGATGGGGTGTACGAGACGAAGCCACTGACGATCACATGACCACGGAACTCTGCATGAGGGAGATAGAAAATTGTCAGAGGCTCTCAATGGGTCCAAATTTCGTG gTATTCCTTGGACAGAAATATGGTTATCGTCCTATTCCAACGTATGTTCTCAGTTCAGAACTAGAAATGTTAAGGACAGAACTGGAAGGTCAAGGAATGGACGTCGGTCTTCTGGATAAATGGTACAAAAAGGACAGTAACGCGGTTCCTCCAACGAGTATACTCCAACCGATATCctctattttgaaaaattttaacaataaa AGAATACCAAAGCTGCAGCAAGAGGATCAGGCCATTTGGTGGGACACTATGGTAAAAATGCAAAAGCTATTTCGAAAAGGGGCGCAATCTTTGTACAACTCTGGAAAATTTGACAAAGATACCATgcacaattattttatgtcaG taACCGAGAGGGAAGTGATCAACGGTATCTTGAACgtgaaaaatacgaaaaatcatTGCCTGGCGTACATACGATATATAAACAACATTAATTTGCAAAACTTGAGGAAAGCCAGTTTGTTCTTGGATATCGTTAACAGAGGTTTAGATAACGAGGCTTCCAAATTGTTGGCAAATTTAAGGGACGAAAGACTTCCACAAAAGATTGAGACCATAAATTTACAAAG atacaCGGTAGAATGGATTGGACGAGAAGGTCTCGATCCAGAAACCCATAGCGAGTACCTTCAGCATTTCATAACGCAtttctatagaaatataataaaattggtgGATCGCGCTATGAGAAAAGAGGATAGTTCCGCGCAAGGGCAAATCATAACAGAAATTTTGCAACATTTGCACGCGTGTAACAATTCGGTGAAG GTTTTCTATGGGCGAGAAGACACTTTGGAGAAAATTAAAGAGCACATGTTAGGCGACAGCGATAAACCTTTGGTGCTCTACGGAGAAGGTGGATGCGGAAAAACATCTTTGTTAGCAAAGAGTGCAGGATTGACGAGTAGTACGTGGCTTATTGGGAAAAAGCCAATCAACATAATTCGATTTCTTGGCACGACACCGGACAGCAGTGCATTGACACCAACGTTAATTTCTATTTGTCAACAA atctcttataattttatgttaccCTTCGACGAAATTCCTGACGATTTGGTACCGTTAACCGCTTATTTTAAGCATCTATTGACTCTAGCTACGACCGAGCAaccgattttattattcctcgATAGTGTCGATCAATTAACCGGAGTTCAAGGGAATAAATTGTCCTGGTTACCTACTAGACTTCCGTTGAATTGCAAG ATGATCCTTTCTTGTGTTGCCGAGGAATCGAACCCCGTCATCTCCCGAGATTACCAATTATTACGAAGAATGATAGACGTAGAGGAAAACTTCATCGAAGTCGTCGCTCTTGGCGAAGATCTTGCCATGGAGGTGATAAG GATGTGGATGAAAACGGCTCACAGAGATCTGAACAATTATCAATGGCGTCTCGTAGCGAACGCCATATCCAAGTGTTCCTTACCGATCTTCGTGAAATTGGTGTTTGCAGAGATTTGCAGATGGAGAAGCTACACCAAACCGGCGGATACACACTTAACGTGCACCGTGATGGACAGTATCATGATGCTCTTCGAAAGAATAGAGAAGCAGCATGGAAAAATTCTCGTGTTCCACGCACTGGCTTACATCACTGCCGCCAAGTCGGGATTGTCCGAGTCCGAGCTCGAAGATCTGATTTCGTTGGACGATAAAGTGTTGGACGACGTGTATCAGTACCATTTACCTCCGGTTAGAAGGATACCGCCCTTGCTCTGGACGAGGATACGAAACGATTTGCCTAATTATTTGAGCGAAAGGGAAGCCGACGGTGTCAGTGTTCTCAATTGGTATCACAGACAATTTAGGGACACGGCCAAGGAAAGATACttcaaaaatatgaacatGGCCATGTATTTCCATTCTATGATCGCCGATTATTATCTTGGTATTTGGGGGGGCGGTCGACCGAAACCGTTTAAATATACCGAAATTCAGAGACATAG atTCAATTTGACGGATAAGGAAGGAGTGGCAGACAGAAAAGTACCTGAACAACCTTTAGCATTTTATTCGAAGGAAGGAACAATTAGTAGATACAATTTAAGAAAG TTCGGCGAATTACCCTTTCACTTGGTCAGATCGCGACGTTTCGACGATTTGTTCGAAAATGTTTTGTTCAATTACGAATGGCTTCATGCAAAACTGAGTTCTTGTCCGTTACAAGCTGTACTTTCGGATTTCGAGGACGCGTACAATTTCATCGACAATCAAAACATCGTTAG AGAGTTGATGTTAGTAGCGGATGCGCTTAGATTAGGGGGTGCAATTTTAGGATCACATCCAGATATGCTGGCACCACAACTAATAGGTCGATTATTGCCGGAAATAGGTGGGAACGTGAACGTGAAAATGCTGCTACGAGCGTGTGATAACGACGGTGCTAAGAATTGCGCCCTCCTCCCGGTTTATCACTGTCTACACACACCTGGAGGGCCGTTGAAA TATTCTTTGGAGGGCCATCAATTCGCTGTATTTGGATTTTGTCTAACGTCGGATTATCGATACGTCGTTTCCATATCAAACCGATTCATAACCTGGGATCTGAGCACCAGCGACATGACCAGAGATGTAAATCCCGGTATTGAAGGAATTATGCAACATTTAGTTTTGAGCCCTGACAATAGATACGCTGCTGCGTTTACGACTAATAATCAA agcGTCGTATTGAATACATTGACGAGCGAGTttgtaattatcgataatccaTTTCCAAATCAAGATCCCGTGTGCGGAATACACCTGATGaatcaattctttttcgtCTACGGTAAATTAGGGTGGTACAGGTTCGATTTGCGAGGAAACTTGTTGGATATGCACACGAATCCAGAGGATTCCAACAAATGGCCAATTTTGT CTGTGGAACACACGAATTTGGATGAATATAGAATAGTATTTTGGTCTGGAAACATGGAAGATACCAATATGCTTTTGCATACTTATAGGAAGAAGAGATCATTGgatccattatattttcatag cgtGATGGTTATGACCAATAATAAACAAGTTTTATACGCCTGTACGAGTAAGGACGATTATCGAGTCACGAAATACACGAGTGACGAAACATCGTCCCAATGGGAGAAAGTTTTCGATATGCCAAGAGCTTTCAACGATAATGTCGAATACTTGTTGCAATTGAAATTGGACAGGGAAGAGGAGATGCTTTTAGCCACATCTGCCAATGGTTTTATCGTAtggtttttagaaaataaaagcgATGCACATGTCTTAATGTTGCCGAATGGAGTTCGAAACATTAGCACGAAAATGATGTATTCCAATTCGATAATGATCAGTGGCACCAAGAATTATGCCGTTGCTGGTGTAAG gaaaaatttatatgtttggAATCTCGAAACAAGCGAGTTGGTGAAAATATTGGATGCTCATTTCGCGAGAATTATTCAGTTAGAAGCATTGACTGTTGGAAATTGGAACAGCGTAGTAACATCGAGTATCGACAGAAGCGTAAAAGTAtggaatataaacaatatcttTGAACAGGTTCACGTAATAGATAGACACGAGTTGCAAATTGATATGATAAG CTTGGCGGAAGAATGTAATATAGCAGCCATAGTGACAAGAGATTGTGTAGGAATTTGGGATTTACAAACGGGAAGATTAATCTCGAAACTGGCTGATAGTCCTTTAGGAGCGATTGTTACTCACGCTTGTATAACTCACGATGGAAA GTATATTGTTTCCACAGAATCGGGTAATGTATTAATATGGAATAGAATTACGGAACAAGTGTTGTTCAAAGAAGAACAACAACACGTGAGACAATTAacgttatttgaaaattcatctaAATTTATAACCGTTTCAAGACCGAAAAACCCCCCTGGAGTTGAAAGTATGAAAACCACTGCGACTCTTTTTATGAGAACTATTCCCG atGGAAAAACAATGTTTACATTGGAATACTTGGTCAGAAGTCATACAGGTACATCATTTCGAAATGTTGTGATGACTTCTgacaattcttttttgattgTTCCTGCTGCTGATAAGGGTAACAGAGATTgtgttattatttacaatgcGAATACAGGagcattgataaataaaataccaataaaaTTACCGGGATTTAaa gatattttatgtatcacTCCTATgccaaataaatcatattggGTAGGAATTATTGGTTCTGATAAAGGTATTATtttggatataaataaaaagaaaattatccgtACAATTCTTAAATGGAGCGGGAATATTAGCAAAGAtggaaaatatactttatatgcACCCAGCAG AGGTGGCTTAGAGCTTTTGGAATTGAAAAAAGGTACCACTATCAAGACTTATATTCCTAAGGTTGCAGAAGGCGTATTTACTGTAATATCTATGTTTAACCGCACGGATGAATATGTTCTTTATTACCACAGTGGAAGAAAAACTATACGTGTATTTag aTCAACAGACTGTGAAATGATAGCAAATTATAGAGTTCAAACAGAATTGAGTGCTATCGATAGTACATATGATGGTAAAAGTATAGTTCTTGGTACAGTGGATGGTTGTGTTTCTGTTTTAGTCATAGCAGatcctaaaaaagaaaatatgaaagaatatgtTGCAAACTTACCATCTCGTGATGAGGAT